A stretch of the uncultured Trichococcus sp. genome encodes the following:
- the dtd gene encoding D-aminoacyl-tRNA deacylase, translated as MRVVVQKVTEASVSVDGETIGKIGMGFMLLVGIGKDDAQEDVHYLARKVSNLRVFEDEEGRMNRSLKDVDGAILSISQFTLFADTKKGNRPSFINAAPPELGEALYQTFNESLRAEGFLVASGKFGAHMAVSLINDGPVTILIDSKNK; from the coding sequence ATGCGTGTAGTTGTACAGAAAGTGACGGAAGCATCCGTATCGGTTGATGGAGAAACCATCGGGAAAATAGGGATGGGCTTCATGCTATTGGTAGGAATCGGCAAGGACGATGCACAAGAAGATGTGCATTACCTTGCCCGTAAAGTTTCGAATCTCAGGGTTTTCGAAGATGAAGAGGGAAGAATGAACCGCTCCTTGAAGGACGTGGACGGAGCCATCCTTTCGATATCCCAGTTCACCCTATTCGCTGATACCAAAAAAGGCAACCGTCCTAGCTTCATCAATGCTGCTCCTCCGGAACTGGGGGAGGCGCTTTATCAAACGTTCAACGAGTCGTTGAGAGCGGAAGGTTTTCTTGTGGCATCGGGTAAGTTCGGTGCGCACATGGCGGTTAGTCTGATCAACGATGGCCCAGTAACCATCCTCATCGATTCCAAAAACAAATAA